GCGCACCAGGAGATCTTCTCCAGCAACGCGGCCTGTGCGGCGGGCAGTTCTGGCCAGTTGCCGATCGCTGCGCCACGGATATAACCAAAGCACCATTCTTCGGCGAGGGTCACGGCCTGGCCTTGATGTTCAGTGTCGTCGAAACGTGCCTTGAAGCCTTGCGCATCGGTCGCCAGTTGGGCGGCCAGGGTGTTGCTGTGGCGAACGCACAATTGCAGGAAACGTTGGGCGTCCTCCATGCTGTCCCACTGCGGGTTCTGCCCACCCCAGATCGCCGGGAACCATTCGGCGACATCCACCTGCACCGGGCTGGACACCAAGGCGGTGAAGTAGCCGTCGAGCTCGGCCAGGTTCAGCACCGAATGGTCATCGCCGTACTTGAGCAGGGTTTCTTCGATGAAGTCCAAATCGGCGGCGGCGAGGGGATGGGCGTGCATGGCATTTCCTTAAAACGTCGAGCGCCGCGGGTAGGGCGGCTTAAAGCGCCAAGGATGGCGCCTGGCACGGTTTTTTGCCAGTCCCGCTTTTGGCCGATGCGCCGTGGTGCACCCTTGATATAGTTCGGGCCTTATCACTCGCCAGTCAGGGATCACTGCCATGTCCGAATACCAAGCGTTCGTCGTCGAAGTCATTGGCAACGTTGCCCATGTGCAGATCAACCGTCCGGAAAAGATCAACGCGATGAACGCGGCGTTCTGGACCGAGATCATCGATATCTTCCAATGGGTCGACGACACCGACGCCGTGCGCGCCGTGGTTCTCAGCGGCGCCGGCAAGCATTTCTCGTCGGGTATCGACCTGATGATGCTGGCTTCGGTGGCCAATGCCTTTGGCAAGGACGTCGGCCGTAACGCGCGCCTGTTGCGCCGCAAGATCCTGGAACTGCAAGCCTCGTTCAACGCGGTCGATAATTGCCGTAAACCGGTGTTGGCGGCGATCCACGGCTACTGCATCGGCGGTGCCATCGACCTGATCAGCGCCTGCGACATGCGCTACGCCGCCGAGGACGCGCAGTTTTCGATCAAGGAAATCGACATCGGCATGGCCGCCGACGTTGGCACTCTGCAACGCCTGCCGCGCATTATCGGCGACGGCATGCTGCGTGAGTTGGCCTATACCGGCCGCCAGTTCGGCGCCGAGGAAGCGCGCAGCATCGGCCTGGTCAATCGGGTCTATCCCGATCACGCGCAATTGCTGGCCGGTGTGTTGGAAATCGCCCATCAGATCGCCGCCAAGTCGCCGATTGCCGTGACTGGCACCAAGGCCATGATCAGCTACATGCGTGACCACACGGTCAATGACGGTCTGGAATACGTTGCCACCTGGAACTCGGCTATGTTGCAATCCAACGACCTGCGCGTGGCCATCGCGGCCCATATGAGTAAGCAGACACCCGAATTCGTGGATTGACTGACATGACCCCAGGCTGGATCACTACAACGCTGCTAGACAACGACGCCCCCGGCGGCTGGGCCGTTGCCCGCAGCCGCGACGGCTTTTTGCATGACACCAACGGCCCGCTGTTCCCTCGGGAGTGGCTCAAGCGCCAGGACCTGTCGGTGTTCGCCGAACATGGCATTGGCCACCTCGACGGTGAGCCGGTGTACTTGCTGGAACTCAACTCGGCGGGCGAAGTACCCGGCTGCAGCTGGCAGGGCCTGCGCGGCTTCATGCTGCAAGGCGATCACACGCTGTACAAAGTGCTCGGGTACGCCGCCCAAGTCGGCACCTGGGCGCGCGAGCATCGGTTTTGCGGCAGTTGCGGCCAAGCGATGGTCCAGGTGCCACGGGAGCGGGCGATGTTCTGCCAGGCCTGTGACCTGCGCAGTTACCCGCGGATCTCGCCGAGCATGATCGTGCTGGTGACCCGTGGCGACGAGATCCTGCTCGCCCGTTCGCCGCGCTTTGTCACCGGCGTGTACAGCACGTTGGCCGGGTTTGCCGAGCCGGGCGAGTCGGCCGAAGACTGCCTGATTCGCGAGGTGCGCGAAGAGGTGCAGGTGGAGGTCAAGAACATCCAGTACATGGGCAGCCAGTGCTGGCCGTTCCCCCATTCGATGATGCTGGGTTTCCACGCTGAATATGCCGGCGGGGATATCGTGCCCCAGGCCGACGAAATCGAGGATGCGCAGTGGTTCAACATCCACGACCTGCCGCCGTTGCCGGCGTCCCGTTCGATTGCGCGCTACCTGATCGACCTGTACCTGGCCCGTCGCTTAGGCCACGCTGAACCAGTGCTGCCAGGCTAGGCGCACTGTCAGGCCGAGGACCACGGTGATAAACACCGGACGAATGAATTTGGCGCCGCCGCTGATTGCGCTGCGTGCGCCAAAGAACGCGCCACACATCACCGACACGCCCATCGCCAGGCCGACGATCCAGTCCACCGAACCGTTGAAAATAAACACCGACAGCGCCGCCGCGTTGCTGACGAAGTTCATGCTGCGCGCCACGCCGCTGGCCTTCACCAGGTCGATGGGGTGCAGCAGCATGGTGCTGACGGTCCAGAACGCGCCGGTGCCGGGGCCGGCCACGCCATCGTAGAACCCCAGGCCGAAGCCTTGGGTGGACTGCCATTTCTTCTTGATCGGCGCGTCGTTATCCAGCGCCGCCTTGGGCGTGCCGCCAAACAGCAGGTACAAGCCGCAGCCGAAGACGATCACCGGGAGCATCTTGTTCAGGGTTTCGGCGGGCAGGTAATGGGCGACCACCGCACCGGTCAACGCACCGATCAACGTGCCAACGATGGCATGCACCCACTGGCGCGGATGGAACAGCTTGCGGCGGTAGAAGGTAAAGCTGGCGGTGGCCGAGCCGAACGTGGAACTGAGCTTGTTGGTGCCCAGCACCAGGTGCGGCGGCATGCCGGCGGTGAGCAGGGCGGGCGTGGTGAGCAGGCCGCCGCCGCCGGCGATGGCGTCGATAAAGCCGGCGACAAAGGCCACGGCGGCGAGAATGGCGAGGGTGGTGAGGTCAACGCTGAGTTCGAAGGGCATGGGCAGGGCTTATTGTTGGCGGGGCGCTATGCGAAAGGCCGCCATCTTACTGCCAGATGTACAGAGTTCCAAATGTATGCAGCTCTCAATGTGGGAGGGGCCAAGCCTCTCCCACATTTGTGCTGTGTTGACCGGATTATTTGTGGGTTCCCAGCCACTCCAGCGCGGTGCGCCAGATGCAAATCCCCAGGAAATACGCCGACATCAGCGACCACAACCCAAACGTCCACGGGTTGGTATTCGGGTAGTCCACCACCATCAAAAAGCTGCACAGTAACCAGATCGTGGTCACGGCGATGTTGATCGGCATGAAGCGCTTGACCCGGAACGGGTGCAGGAACTTCATGGGCGTGATGGTCAGCAATGCCAGGCCGATCACGGTCAGCAGTGTCACCCAGGCGTCCGGCTGGATGATGTACACGCACAAGGCAACCACGTTCCAGGCGGCGGGGAAGCCGACGAAGTAGTTGTCCTTGCTCTTCATGTTGACGTTGCAGAAGCAGAACAACGACGAGACCAGGATCACCGACACCGTAAACAGGTGGGTAAATTCCGGCAGGTCGATGTAGCGATAGATAAACAATGCCGGAATGAACACATAGGTGAGGTAGTCGATCACCAAGTCCAGTACCGAGCCGTCAAAGCTGGGCAAGACCGTGCTGACATTCACTCGGCGCGCCAGGGAGCCGTCGACGCCGTCTACCACGAGTGCCAGGCCCAGCCACAACAGGCAGGCCTTGGGTGAGTTCTCCAGCAGCGCCAGGGTGGCCAGGAATGCCAGGACTACGCCCGTGGCGGTAAAGCCGTGGGCGCCCCAGGCTTTTATTCTGGCTACATGCAGGGTCGATATCACGGGCGGTTCTCCAAAGGGTGAAACGGGGCAGCCGACAACGTGACGCCGTCGAGTCTGGCCGGGGAATGCAGGTATCGACCGGGAAGTGGGGGATAAGGTTCACCGCCCCGGTGTATGACTAATCGTAGCAAGGGTAGGACGTTTCAGCATCAGCCCTGGCGGAACACCAAGGCCTTCAAGCCACTTTGCGGGTCAATATCCGGAAATTCCGCTGGGTTTTCCAGGCGTTCCACAAAGCGCAGGCCTGGCGCCTCGCGGGTGACGCCGTCGATCAGGAAGTCTTCGCCAAAGGCCGGGTCGTTCATGCACGCCAATACCGTGCCCTGTGACGTGAGCAAGTCCGGCAAGCGACGTAGGACGCGCTGATAGTCCTTGGTCAGCAGGAAGCTGCCTTTCTGGAAGGACGGTGGGTCGATGATCACAAGGTCGTAGGGGCCGCTGTTTGTCACTTTGGCCCACGACTTGAACAGGTCATGGCCCAGGAACGTCACTTTGCCCAGGTCATGGCCATTCAGCCGATGGTTGTCGCGGCCACGGCTCAGGGCGCCCCGGGCCATGTCCAGGTTCACCACGTGCTCGGCGCCGCCTTCGATGGCCGCCACCGAGAACCCGCAGGTATAGGCAAACAGGTTGAGCACGCGCTGGCCCTTGGCCTGTTCGCGCACCCAGTTGCGGCCGTAGCGCATGTCGAGGAACAGCCCGCTGTTCTGTTTTTTACCCAGATCAATCAGGAAACGCAGGCCGCCTTCGGTGATGGTCAGCTCATCGATGGGCTCGCCCACCAACCACTCGGTGGTGCTTTGCGGCAGGTAGCGATGTTGCAGCGCCACGGTGTGGGCGCCGAACTGCGCCCAGTCGATCTGCAACAACTGCTGCTTCAAGGCGTCCAGGTATTCGGTTTCCTTGAACAAGGCCACCAGCACCACGCCTTGCAACCAATCCACGGTCAGTTGCTCCAGGCCCGGCCAGCAGCGGCCACGGCCGTGAAACAGGCGGCGGGTTTCAGCGGGGGCGCTGGCCAGGGCGGTGAGCAGGTGAGCGTGCAGGGTAGCGAGTGCGTCTGGGTTCATCGTTGAGCGTCGGTCGTTGAGCGGGCGGCATTTTAAACACACTGACAGGGTTTGCGGGGGTTTGAGCACAACGTGCTGAGAAACGTCTGATTGGCAGCGATACATGCTCAAAATACTGTTACAGCCGCCATAAAACAGGCAATAAATCCTTTATTGCCGACATAAACTGGAAAAAAGCCCAGAGGTTGCCATGAACGGTTTCGCGAATGCAGTGAATCACACAGTCTTGGACCAGCCCGAGCTGGACGAGTGGCGCGACGCCCTGGCCTCGCTGGTGGCCAACGCCGGCCCTGAGCGCGCGCGCCAAGTCCTTGACCTGCTGGCCCGTGAGGGCAGCGCCGCGCACATCGACTGGAAACCGCGCCACGGCACGCCCTATATCAATAGCATCAGCGTCGCGCAGCAGCCGGCCTTTCCCGGCGACCTGGCCACCGAAGAACGCCTGGCCTCGCTGGTGCGCTGGAACGCCTTGGCTATGGTGGTGCGCGCCAACCAAGCCTATGGCGAACTCGGCGGCCATATCGCCAGCTACGCCAGTGCCGCGGATTTGTTTGAAGTGGGCTTCAACCATTTTTTCCGTGCGCGCAATGACGGCAATGGCGGCGACCTGGTGTTCTACCAACCCCATTGCGCGCCTGGCATTTACGCAAGGGCCTTCCTGGAAGGGCGCTTGAGTGAAGACGACCTGGCTCACTATCGCCAGGAACTCGGCGGTCCCAAGGCCGGCGCGCGCGGGCTGTCGAGCTACCCGCACCCCTGGCTGATGCCGGACTTCTGGCAGTTCCCCACCGGTTCAATGGGTATCGGTCCCATCAGCTCGATTTTCCAGGCGCGCTTTATGCGTTACCTGCAGCATCGCGGCCTGCAGGACACCACCGAGCGTCACGTGTGGGGCGTGTTCGGCGACGGTGAAATGGACGAGCCGGAAAGCATGTCAGCCCTCACCCTGGCAGCCCGCGAAGGCCTGGACAACCTGACCTGGGTGGTCAACTGCAACCTGCAACGCCTCGACGGCCCAGTGCGTGGCAATGGGCGCATCATCGACGAACTGGAGGCATTGTTCGTCGGCGCCGGCTGGAACGTGATCAAGCTGGTATGGGGCTCGGACTGGGATGCGTTGCTGGCCAAAGACACCGACGGGTCGCTGGTCAACACCTTGTCGAACACCGTGGACGGGCAATTCCAGACCTTCGCTGCCAAGGACGGCGCCTATAACCGTGAGCACTTCTTCGGCCAGAGCGAGTCACTGGCGCGGCTGGTCGAGGGCATGAGCGATGAGCAGATCGACCGACTCAAACGCGGTGGTCACGACATGGTCAAGATTCACGCCGCCTACCACGCGGCTCGCGGGGTCAAGGGCAAGCCCACGGTGATCCTGGCCCAGACCAAGAAGGGTTTCGGTATGGGGGAAGCCGGGCAGGGCAAGATGACCACTCACCAACAGAAGAAACTGGATCGTGACGCGTTGATCGCCTTTCGCAATCGTTTCCAGCTGCCGCTGTCGGATGAGCAGACCCAATCCCTGAGTTTCTTCAAACCGGACGAAGCCAGCCTGGAGTTGCGCTACCTGCACCAGCGGCGTCAGGCGCTGGGTGGTTATGTGCCGAGCCGTAGCCAGGCGGCTGCGCCCGTCAGCGTGCCAGCGGTGGCGGGCTACGCCGGGTTTGCCACGCACGCGGCGGGCAAGGAAATGTCCACCACAATGGCCTTCGTGCGCATGCTCACCCACCTGCTCAAGGACAAGGCGCTGGGCCCGCGCATCGTGCCCATCGTCGCAGACGAGGCGCGTACCTTCGGCATGGCCAACCTGTTCAAGCAGATAGGCATCTATTCCAGCGTCGGCCAGCGCTATGAGCCGGAAGACATCGGCTCGATCCTTAGCTACCGCGAAGCCACCGACGGGCAGATCCTCGAAGAAGGTATCAGCGAGGCCAGCGCCATCAGCAGCTGGGTTGCGGCGGCGACGAGTTATTCGGTACATGGCCTGCGCATGTTGCCGTTCTACATCTATTACTCGATGTTCGGCTTCCAGCGTGTCGGCGACCTGATCTGGGCCGCCGCCGACCAGCGCGCCCGCGGCTTCCTACTGGGCGCCACCGCCGGGCGCACCACCCTGGGCGGCGAAGGATTGCAGCATCAGGACGGCAGCAGCCATCTCACGGCCGCCACGGTGCCGAACTGCCGGGCCTACGATCCGGCGTTTGCCGGCGAGTTCGCGGTGATCCTCGACCACGGTATGCGCCAGATGCTGGAACACGATGTGGACGAGTTCTACTACGTGACCCTGATGAACGAAAACTACCCGCAGCCGAGCCTGCCTGAGGGTGTGGAAGCAGCAATTATCAAAGGTATGTACCGCCTGGAAGGTGCGCCTGAGGCCAAGGTGCGCTTGCTCGGCTCAGGCACCCTGGTGCGTGAAGCCCAGGCGGCCGCGCAGCTGCTGGCAGAGGATTGGCAGGTGGCGAGCGAGGTGTACAGCGTCACCAGCTTCAGCGAACTGGCGCGGGAGGCGCGGGACGTGGAGCGGTGGAACCGCTTGCACCCAGGGGCCGGCAAGCGCGTCAGTCACCTCAATAACTGTTTGCCGAGCGGTACGCCAGTGGTTGCCGTGTCCGACTACGTACGTGCAGTGCCGCAGATGATCGCGTCCTATCTGGGCGACAGCTATACCGTGCTCGGCACCGACGGTTTTGGACGCAGTGATACGCGGGCGGCGTTGCGCGATTTCTTTGAGGTGGATCGTTACCACATCGTATTGGCAGCGCTGACGGCGTTGGTGGAGCAGGGGGGATTGGACAGGCAGGTTTGCCAAGAGGCGATTGAGCGGTACGCGTTGCAGAGCGATCGCGAGCCGTCCTGGACCTGATGACCGAAGAAAATCAAAATGTGGGAGCGGGCTTGCTCCCACATTGGTTTTGCAGTGTGCTTTAAAGGGTAGCGATTGGATCTGTGTTGTTAATCAGTCCCAGCTCAGCGCGCCGCCGGTCTGGTACTCGATCACACGGGTCTCAAAGAAGTTCTTCTCTTTCTTCAAGTCCATGATCTCGCTCATCCAAGGGAACGGGTTGGTCGTGCCTGGATACTCTTCTTTCAAGCCAATCTGCGACAGGCGACGGTTGGCGATGAACTTGAGGTAGTCCTCCATCATCGCCGCGTTCATGCCCAGCACGCCGCGCGGCATGGTATCGCGAGCGTATTCAATCTCCAGCTGGGTCCCTTGCAGGATCATCTGGGTCGCTTCTTCCTTCATCTCGGCATCCCACAGGTGTGGGTTTTCGATTTTGATCTGGTTGATCACGTCGATACCGAAGTTCAGGTGCATCGACTCGTCGCGCAGGATGTACTGGAACTGCTCGGCCACGCCGGTCATTTTGTTGCGGCGGCCCATGGACAGGATCTGGGTGAAGCCGCAATAGAAGAAGATGCCTTCCAGGACGCAGTAGTAGGCGACCAGGTTGCGCAGCAGCTCTTTATCAGTCTCGACGGTGCCGGTTTCGAACTTCGGATCGGAGATGGAGCGGGTGTACTTCAGGCCCCACGCAGCTTTCTTAGCGACCGACGGGATCTCGTGGTACATGTTGAAGATCTCGCCTTCATCCATGGCCAGCGATTCGATGCAGTACTGGTAGGCGTGGGTGTGGATCGCCTCTTCGAAGGCCTGGCGCAGGATGTACTGGCGGCATTCCGGGTTGGTGATCAGGCGGTACACGGCCAGCACCAGGTTGTTGGCAACCAGGGAGTCGGCGGTGGAGAAGAAGCCGAGGTTGCGCATGACGATGCGGCGCTCGTCGTCGGTCAGGCCTTCGGGGTTTTTCCACAGGGCGATGTCGGCGGTCATGTTGACCTCTTGCGGCATCCAGTGGTTGGCGCAGCCGTCGAGGTACTTCTGCCAGGCCCAGTCGTACTTGAAGGGCACGAGTTGGTTGAGGTCGGCGCGGCAGTTGATCATGCGCTTTTCGTCAACGGCGACACGGGCGGCGGAGCCTTCCAGCTCGGCGAGGCCTTCGGCGACGTCGAGTTTGTCGAGGGCGGCCTTGGCGCGGATGATGGCAGCGGAGTCGTTGGCGGTCACGTTGCGTGCTTCCAGCGCGGCGGCGGCCCCGGCACCGTCGAGACGGTCCATGTTGGCTTCGCTGGCGTGGCCTGCGTTGGCGCCCTTGATCACCGCTGCACCGGTGTCTTCGTTGTCGACTTCATCCCAACTCAGCATTGAAATACTCCCTTCTGTTCTGGTCTGACGGCGTATGAAACCGTCCAAAAATATGCGGTTTGCAGGCTATTAGGCATTGAAATAGTGCGCGTAGTGTGGTCGGTAAATACCGATGCTGCACACTATGTAGTGGTCTGTTCTGTTTGTGGGCACACTATATGGTGTGTAACAACGATGGTCAACGAACAAGAACGGATCGACTGTCGCAGGGGGCAGTGCCTACGCAGCGCCTTTGCCGTGCGCCTAAGCTAATTCTAAAAAGATATTTATTGGAGGTTTTTAAGATCGTTTAGCTTGGACGCTTCTAGAGGATTCTGTTCAAGGAGCGAGCCACCGATGGCCCACGTGCAGTCAATCACCACCTTGCCGTTGCTGGACCTGTCGCAACTCGATGGCACCGCGCAGCAACGCCAGCAGTTTCTCGACGAACTGCGCCTGGCGGCGCGGCATATCGGGTTTTTCTACCTCACCGGCCACGGCATCGACGCGGCGCTGCTGGCCGAGGTGCAGCAACAGGCGCGGGCATTTTTTGCCTTGCCCGAGGCCGACAAGCTGGCGGTGGGCATGCTCAACTCGCCGCATTTTCGCGGCTACAACCGTGCAGCGTCAGAGATCACCCGCGGCCAGCCGGACCTGCGCGAGCAGTTCGACGTCGGCGCAGAGCGCGAGCCCCTAGCTGTGGCCGGGCACCCGGCCGCCTGGGCACGGCTGCAAGGTCCCAACCAATGGCCGGCGGCTTTGCCTCAACTCAAGCCCTTGGTGCTCGGTTGGCAGCAAGCGATGACGCAGATGGCCCTGCGCCTGCTGCGCGCCTTCGCCCAGGCCTTGTCCCTGCCGGAAAATGCCTTCGACGCGCTGTACGGCGACAAACCCAACGAACATATCAAGCTGATCCGCTACCCCGGCCGTCACGCCCAGCAAAGCCGCCAAGGCGTCGGTGCGCACAAGGATTCCGGTTTCCTCAGCTTTTTGCTGCAAGACCAGCAGGCCGGTTTGCAGGTGGAAGTGGAAGAGGGCCGCTGGATCGATGCGTCACCGCGCCCCGACACGTTGGTGGTGAACATCGGCGAACTGCTCGAACTGGCCAGCAACGGTTATCTGCGCGCCACCGTGCACCGCGTAGTGTCGCCACCAGTGGGCAGCGAGCGCTTGTCCCTGGCATTTTTCCTCGGTGCGCAACTGGATGCGGTGGTGCCGGTGTACCAACTGGCGCCCCAGCTGTTGCGCGATGCCCACGGCCCCGAGAGCGATCCGCGCAACCCGTTGCTGCGTGACGTGGGCTGGAACTACCTCAAGGGCCGCCTGCGCTCGCACCCCGATGTCGCCCAACGTTTCTATGCCGACGCCACGCTACCCCAAGCACTGTCCGCCTGATCAGGAGATCACTTATGTTGAAAACAACCGCACTTACCCTGGCGGCCTTGCTGGCCTCACTCAGTGTCTCGGCCGCCGATGCATTGCGCGTGGCCGCCGACCCTATCCCCCACGCGCAGATCCTTGAGTACGTGCAAAAGCTCGACCCGAGCCTGAAGCTGAAGATCATCGAAATCCCCAGCGGCGTGAACTCCAACGAGCTGTTGGCCCATGGCGATGTCGACGCCAACTACTTCCAGCACCTGCCGTACCTCAACTCCCAGGAGCAGGCCCTCGGCCAGAAGTTCGCCGTGGCCGCTACGGTGCATATCGAGCCGCTGGGCATCTACTCCCGCCGTCACACCCGCTTTGACCAAGTGCCGGACAAGGGCACGGTCGCCGTCCCCAATAACGTCACCAACCTCAGCCGTGCGCTGTACCTGTTGCAAGCCAACGGCTTGATCACACTCAAGCCCGGCTTCAACGATGCCGCCAAGGACCAGGCCACGCCCAAGGACATTGCCGAAAACCCCAAGCACCTGAAGATCCTGGAGATTGAGTCGCCGCAAATTCCTCGCGCCCTGGATGATGTAGACCTGGCCGTGATCAACGGCAACTTCGCCCTGGAAGCCGGACTGGAGCCGTCCAAGGATGCGCTGGGGCTGGAGCAGGCCAAGGGCAACCCGTACGCAAATATCCTGGTCACCACGCCCAAGCTGGCGCAAGACCCGCGCATCCAGCAACTGGCCAACGACCTGCGCTCGCCAGCGGTGGCCAAGTTCATTACCGAGAAGTACGCCGGCTCGGTGATCCCGGTGGCGGTCGAATGATCGTTGTCGAGGGCATCAGCAAAACCTACGGCGGTGGCCAGCCGGCGGCGCTGGATAACGTCTCGTTGCAGATTGCCGATGGCGCGATTTTCGGCATTGTCGGGCGCAGCGGTGCGGGTAAAAGCACCTTGCTGCGTTGCCTGAACCTGCTTGAGCGGCCCACCAGCGGGCGCATCCTGCTCGATGGCCAGGACCTGACCCTGCTCAACGACAAGCAACTGCGCCAGCAACGCCAACGCATCGGCATGATCTTCCAGGGCTTCAACCTGCTGCATTCGCGCAACGTAGCGGATAACGTCGCGGTGCCGCTGGAAATCGCCAACGTGCCGAAGGCCGAGCGCGCCGCGCGGGTCGCAGAGCTGTTGGCCTTGGTGGGGTTGAGCGACAAGGCCCAGGCATTTGCGTCACAGTTGTCCGGCGGGCAGAAGCAGCGCGTCGGCATTGCCCGTGCCTTGGCGGCGCGGCCGGCGTACCTGCTGTCGGATGAAGCCACCAGCGCCCTCGACCCGGAAACCACCGCGTCGATTCTTGAATTGTTGCGCGACATCAACCGGCAACTGGGCGTGACCATCGTGCTGATCACCCACGAACTGGACGTGGTCAAGGCGATCTGCGACAGCGCGGTGTCCCTGGCCGATGGCCGCGTGGTGGAAAGCGGCACGCTGTTGCAACTGCAAGCGGACCCGTCCTCGCGCCTGGGTCGTTCGCTGGCGCCAAGCCTGCAAGTGGTGAGGGCCGTATGAAAACCGATTGGAACGACATCCTGCAGTTGCTGCTCAACGCCACCGGTGAAACCCTCTACATGGTATTGCTGGCCGGGCTGTTTACGCTGTTGATCGGCCTGCCCCTGGGGGTGTTGCTGTTCATCAGCCGGCGCGACGGCCTGCTGCCGTTGCCGCGCCTCAACCGGGCGCTGGGCGGGGTGATCAACCTGGGACGCTCATTGCCGTTCGTGGTGATGTTGATCGCGCTGATCCCGCTCACGCGGCTGATCGTCGGCACCACCTTGGGCAGCACTGCCGCGGTGGTGCCGATCACCATTGGTGCTTTTCCGTTCTTTGCGCGCATTGTCGAAACCGCCCTGGATGAAGTGGACAAGGGCCGTATCGAAGCCATCGTGGCGATGGGTGGCGATATTCGCCATGTGATCCTCAAGGTGCTGCTGCCCGAAGCCTTGCCGGCGCTGGTGGCCGGGGTGACCTTGACCCTGGTGATGCTGATCGGTTTTTCGTCCATGGCCGGGGTGATCGGCGGTGGCGGGTTGGGCGATCTCGCTATCCGTTATGGCTACCAGCGCTTCAACAACCAGATCATGGTGGTGACGGTGATCGTGCTGGTGCTGCTGGTGCAGGGCGTACAAAGCCTGGGGGACCGTTGCGTGCGCTCCCTCGCCCATCGCCGCTAAGGCGCGCGCCCGGCCTTGAGCAGCAAGGCCTCAAACACCCGCTGCACCCGCGGCTCATCCGTATGGGCCACGTTGAAGCGCATCGAATCGCGATGGGCCGGGTCGTAGCCAAACAGCGCGCCAGGCGCCAGCACCATGCTGCGTTTCAACGCCTCTTGGGCCAACAGTTCGCCGTTTACCCCCGGTGGCAGGCGCGCCCAGATAAACATCCCGCCTTCATAGGCCATCGGCAACTCACACCCGCAACGCTTGA
The genomic region above belongs to Pseudomonas sp. S35 and contains:
- the mdeB gene encoding alpha-ketoglutarate dehydrogenase, giving the protein MNGFANAVNHTVLDQPELDEWRDALASLVANAGPERARQVLDLLAREGSAAHIDWKPRHGTPYINSISVAQQPAFPGDLATEERLASLVRWNALAMVVRANQAYGELGGHIASYASAADLFEVGFNHFFRARNDGNGGDLVFYQPHCAPGIYARAFLEGRLSEDDLAHYRQELGGPKAGARGLSSYPHPWLMPDFWQFPTGSMGIGPISSIFQARFMRYLQHRGLQDTTERHVWGVFGDGEMDEPESMSALTLAAREGLDNLTWVVNCNLQRLDGPVRGNGRIIDELEALFVGAGWNVIKLVWGSDWDALLAKDTDGSLVNTLSNTVDGQFQTFAAKDGAYNREHFFGQSESLARLVEGMSDEQIDRLKRGGHDMVKIHAAYHAARGVKGKPTVILAQTKKGFGMGEAGQGKMTTHQQKKLDRDALIAFRNRFQLPLSDEQTQSLSFFKPDEASLELRYLHQRRQALGGYVPSRSQAAAPVSVPAVAGYAGFATHAAGKEMSTTMAFVRMLTHLLKDKALGPRIVPIVADEARTFGMANLFKQIGIYSSVGQRYEPEDIGSILSYREATDGQILEEGISEASAISSWVAAATSYSVHGLRMLPFYIYYSMFGFQRVGDLIWAAADQRARGFLLGATAGRTTLGGEGLQHQDGSSHLTAATVPNCRAYDPAFAGEFAVILDHGMRQMLEHDVDEFYYVTLMNENYPQPSLPEGVEAAIIKGMYRLEGAPEAKVRLLGSGTLVREAQAAAQLLAEDWQVASEVYSVTSFSELAREARDVERWNRLHPGAGKRVSHLNNCLPSGTPVVAVSDYVRAVPQMIASYLGDSYTVLGTDGFGRSDTRAALRDFFEVDRYHIVLAALTALVEQGGLDRQVCQEAIERYALQSDREPSWT
- the pcsA gene encoding phosphatidylcholine synthase — translated: MISTLHVARIKAWGAHGFTATGVVLAFLATLALLENSPKACLLWLGLALVVDGVDGSLARRVNVSTVLPSFDGSVLDLVIDYLTYVFIPALFIYRYIDLPEFTHLFTVSVILVSSLFCFCNVNMKSKDNYFVGFPAAWNVVALCVYIIQPDAWVTLLTVIGLALLTITPMKFLHPFRVKRFMPINIAVTTIWLLCSFLMVVDYPNTNPWTFGLWSLMSAYFLGICIWRTALEWLGTHK
- a CDS encoding TSUP family transporter; the encoded protein is MPFELSVDLTTLAILAAVAFVAGFIDAIAGGGGLLTTPALLTAGMPPHLVLGTNKLSSTFGSATASFTFYRRKLFHPRQWVHAIVGTLIGALTGAVVAHYLPAETLNKMLPVIVFGCGLYLLFGGTPKAALDNDAPIKKKWQSTQGFGLGFYDGVAGPGTGAFWTVSTMLLHPIDLVKASGVARSMNFVSNAAALSVFIFNGSVDWIVGLAMGVSVMCGAFFGARSAISGGAKFIRPVFITVVLGLTVRLAWQHWFSVA
- a CDS encoding crotonase/enoyl-CoA hydratase family protein, yielding MSEYQAFVVEVIGNVAHVQINRPEKINAMNAAFWTEIIDIFQWVDDTDAVRAVVLSGAGKHFSSGIDLMMLASVANAFGKDVGRNARLLRRKILELQASFNAVDNCRKPVLAAIHGYCIGGAIDLISACDMRYAAEDAQFSIKEIDIGMAADVGTLQRLPRIIGDGMLRELAYTGRQFGAEEARSIGLVNRVYPDHAQLLAGVLEIAHQIAAKSPIAVTGTKAMISYMRDHTVNDGLEYVATWNSAMLQSNDLRVAIAAHMSKQTPEFVD
- a CDS encoding class I SAM-dependent methyltransferase, with protein sequence MNPDALATLHAHLLTALASAPAETRRLFHGRGRCWPGLEQLTVDWLQGVVLVALFKETEYLDALKQQLLQIDWAQFGAHTVALQHRYLPQSTTEWLVGEPIDELTITEGGLRFLIDLGKKQNSGLFLDMRYGRNWVREQAKGQRVLNLFAYTCGFSVAAIEGGAEHVVNLDMARGALSRGRDNHRLNGHDLGKVTFLGHDLFKSWAKVTNSGPYDLVIIDPPSFQKGSFLLTKDYQRVLRRLPDLLTSQGTVLACMNDPAFGEDFLIDGVTREAPGLRFVERLENPAEFPDIDPQSGLKALVFRQG
- the nudC gene encoding NAD(+) diphosphatase, whose protein sequence is MTPGWITTTLLDNDAPGGWAVARSRDGFLHDTNGPLFPREWLKRQDLSVFAEHGIGHLDGEPVYLLELNSAGEVPGCSWQGLRGFMLQGDHTLYKVLGYAAQVGTWAREHRFCGSCGQAMVQVPRERAMFCQACDLRSYPRISPSMIVLVTRGDEILLARSPRFVTGVYSTLAGFAEPGESAEDCLIREVREEVQVEVKNIQYMGSQCWPFPHSMMLGFHAEYAGGDIVPQADEIEDAQWFNIHDLPPLPASRSIARYLIDLYLARRLGHAEPVLPG
- a CDS encoding UPF0149 family protein, whose amino-acid sequence is MHAHPLAAADLDFIEETLLKYGDDHSVLNLAELDGYFTALVSSPVQVDVAEWFPAIWGGQNPQWDSMEDAQRFLQLCVRHSNTLAAQLATDAQGFKARFDDTEHQGQAVTLAEEWCFGYIRGAAIGNWPELPAAQAALLEKISWCAEQDNFELPADLDIPAHQQRVSAIEPAARALHDYWLSQR